A section of the Anabaena cylindrica PCC 7122 genome encodes:
- a CDS encoding NHLP family bacteriocin export ABC transporter peptidase/permease/ATPase subunit, with protein MALINPLQSLRQLIKYSRKRVKTPTVLQMEATECGAAALGIILAYYQRIVPLAELRQECGVSRDGSKAANILKAARRYGMQAKGYKKGLESLEKVQFPYIVFWNFNHFLVVEGFSLNWVYLNDPASGRCQVSKQEFNEAYTGIVLVIEPGEDFKKAGEKRNTFLALYSRLKSSYDALLLSILAGIMLTLTRLALPAIAQFFTDEILIQGREEWLKPLLLAIVITAILQILIRQLQLLYLRRLTIKLSMVMTGKFIWHILRLPINFYAQRFTGDISYRVNLNKNVVNGLNNISTTIIDTLMLVFYAAMMLIYDQVLTIMTISFAVLNLLTLQIVKRFRVDANLKVSQERDQLYGFATSGIQNIETVKSSGLESSLFAKFAGYYTKFHNAQQKLDLQSLYLNLLPTIFSYVATTIILVVGGVRVMEGSMSMGMLIAYQSLVTSFLQPVNNLVNFGANLQLLEADLERLDDVFSNAIDPEVTRELVIKNDDISLLEGQVELRNLTFGYNHLEAPLVENFSLIVKSGQRVALVGGSGSGKSTISKLLTGLYVPWSGEILFDGIPRQQIPRLVLANSLAMVEQDIFLFEGTVRDNLTLWDETISDVDVIKACQDAEIHSLIMSLPGGYNAQLSEGGLNISGGQRQRLEIARALVRNPVILVMDEATSSLDAETELIIDRNIRRRGVSCIIVAHRLSTIRDCDEIIVLDRGKVVQRGSHEELRSQAGTYSHLLDR; from the coding sequence GTGGCATTAATTAATCCCTTACAGAGTTTACGGCAACTCATTAAATATTCGAGAAAGAGAGTAAAAACGCCAACAGTGCTGCAAATGGAAGCAACTGAATGTGGTGCAGCCGCACTGGGTATTATTCTTGCTTATTATCAGCGCATTGTCCCTTTGGCAGAACTACGTCAAGAATGTGGGGTATCTAGAGATGGTAGTAAAGCTGCAAATATCCTCAAAGCTGCCCGACGTTATGGAATGCAAGCAAAAGGTTATAAAAAAGGTCTAGAATCTTTAGAAAAAGTTCAATTTCCTTATATTGTATTTTGGAATTTTAACCATTTTTTAGTAGTAGAAGGATTTAGCCTCAATTGGGTTTATCTTAATGATCCAGCTAGTGGTAGATGCCAGGTATCTAAGCAGGAATTTAATGAAGCTTATACGGGTATTGTACTAGTAATAGAACCAGGAGAAGATTTTAAAAAAGCTGGAGAAAAGCGCAATACTTTTTTGGCTTTATACTCCCGGCTAAAAAGTTCCTATGATGCTTTACTGTTATCCATTTTAGCGGGAATTATGCTGACGTTAACTCGGTTAGCATTACCTGCAATTGCACAATTTTTTACAGATGAAATTCTCATTCAAGGGCGAGAAGAATGGCTAAAACCTTTATTGTTGGCTATAGTAATTACCGCCATACTCCAAATATTAATAAGGCAGTTGCAATTACTATATTTGCGGCGATTAACTATTAAGTTATCAATGGTGATGACAGGTAAGTTTATCTGGCATATTCTGCGTTTACCTATCAATTTTTATGCTCAACGATTCACTGGTGATATTAGTTATCGTGTGAATTTGAATAAAAATGTAGTCAATGGTTTAAATAATATCAGCACGACAATCATTGATACATTGATGTTAGTATTTTATGCGGCGATGATGCTCATTTATGATCAAGTGTTAACGATTATGACTATCAGCTTTGCTGTACTTAATCTTTTAACTTTACAGATAGTGAAAAGATTTCGGGTAGATGCAAACTTAAAGGTAAGTCAAGAACGAGATCAACTTTATGGTTTTGCTACTAGTGGGATTCAAAATATAGAAACGGTGAAATCATCTGGCTTAGAATCAAGTTTATTTGCTAAGTTTGCCGGATATTATACTAAATTTCATAATGCCCAACAAAAACTAGATTTACAAAGTTTATATTTAAATCTGTTACCAACAATTTTCAGCTATGTTGCAACTACTATCATTTTAGTAGTAGGAGGTGTGCGAGTGATGGAAGGTAGCATGAGTATGGGAATGTTAATTGCTTATCAAAGTTTGGTAACTAGTTTTCTACAACCGGTTAATAACCTGGTTAATTTTGGTGCTAATTTGCAACTTTTAGAGGCTGATTTGGAACGTCTGGATGATGTTTTTAGTAATGCTATTGATCCTGAAGTTACTAGAGAGTTAGTGATTAAAAATGATGATATTTCTTTATTAGAGGGACAGGTTGAGTTACGTAACCTTACTTTTGGCTACAATCATTTAGAAGCGCCTTTAGTTGAAAATTTTAGCTTGATTGTCAAGTCAGGACAAAGAGTGGCATTGGTGGGTGGGAGTGGTTCTGGTAAGTCTACAATTAGCAAACTGCTTACAGGGCTTTATGTTCCTTGGTCGGGGGAAATTTTGTTTGATGGTATTCCTCGTCAACAAATTCCACGTTTGGTATTAGCAAATTCATTGGCAATGGTGGAACAGGATATCTTTTTGTTTGAGGGAACAGTTAGAGATAATTTGACTCTTTGGGATGAAACTATATCAGATGTTGATGTTATAAAAGCTTGTCAGGATGCGGAAATTCATAGTTTGATTATGTCTTTACCAGGGGGATACAATGCTCAATTAAGTGAGGGTGGTTTGAATATTAGTGGAGGACAACGCCAACGTTTAGAAATTGCTAGGGCTTTAGTCAGGAATCCGGTAATTTTGGTGATGGATGAAGCTACAAGTTCTTTGGATGCGGAAACGGAACTAATTATCGATCGCAATATTCGTCGTCGCGGTGTATCTTGTATTATTGTTGCCCATCGTCTTAGCACGATTAGGGACTGTGATGAAATTATTGTGTTAGATAGAGGAAAGGTGGTACAACGGGGCAGTCATGAAGAATTACGATCGCAAGCAGGAACCTATAGTCATTTACTAGATAGGTAA